The window GCCGCCGGCCGAAGTTCATTGGTCGGCCGAAAGCGATTCGCTGCTCTTTGCCGATGAACTTGCTCCTGCCGCGCCGAAAACCATTCACGTGCCGCCGCAGTTTGTCGCGCTCGCGAAAGACGTGGCCTTTCATCGCGACTCTCGCCGCTGGGAAATTCTGTATCGACTCCTGTGGCGGCTCACGCACGGCGAGCGACAGCTGCTCGAGATATCGACCGATGACGACGTGCATGCCGCGACGCAGATGCAAAAAGCAGTCAAGCGAGATGAGCACAAGATGCACGCCTTCGTCCGCTTCCGCCGTGTGCTCGAGGGCGAGAACGAAAGTTACGTGGCCTGGCATCGGCCCGATCACCTGATCGTCCGCCTCGCTGCTCCTTTCTTCGCGCGCAGGTTCAGCGCGATGCAGTGGTCCATTCTCACGCCCGACGAGTCCGTGCATTGGGATGGTCACGAGCTCCGTTACTCGCCCGGCGTGCCGGCGACCATGGCGCCGCAACAGGACGCGCTCGATGAACTGTGGCGGACGTACTACGCTCACATCTTCAATCCGGCGCGCGTGAACGTCGCGCAGATGAAGAAGGAAATGCCTGTTCGCCATTGGGCGACGCTACCCGAGGCTCAGTTAATTCCCGAATTGATAGCGCAAGCCGAATCGCGCGTCCGTACGATGATCGATACGCGCGAGGGTTTCGCCACTTCCGCCCAGCAGTTCATTCCAGCTCAGTACGATCTGTCGTCGCTCGCAGCGGCTGCCCACAATTGCACCGCTTGCGACTTACACTGTCACGCGACGCAAACCGTCTTCGGCCGCGGACCAGCAACAGCGCGCATCGTGCTCGTCGGCGAACAGCCCGGCAATCAAGAAGATCAGCAAGGCCAGCCGTTTGTGGGTCCGGCCGGGCAGTTGCTCGAAGAGACGCTGACGCAGGCCGGTCTGCAGCGATCCGAGTTGTATTTGACCAACGTCGTCAAGCATTTCAAGTTCATCCTCCGCGGCAAACGGCGATTGCATCAAAAGCCTGGCAGTCGCGAAATCGCCGCCTGCCAGCCGTGGCTCGCTGCGGAGCTGAAAGTGCTGCAGCCTGAGTTGCTCGTGTGCCTGGGGAGCACGGCAGCGCAGGCTATCTTCGGCCGCGGTTTCCGTCTGACGTCGGATCGCGGCAAGTTGATCACCACGCAGTTTGCACCGCGTACATTGGCGACCTGGCATCCTGCGGCCATTCTGCGGATGACGAATGAAATCCGGCAGCAAGAGATGCGCGAACAACTCGTGCGGGATTTGACGATCAGCGCGGCAATGCTTGCCTGATCAGAAAATCTTGCCAACCGTCGTGCCGCTGGTCGATGAAGACCCTATGACGACGCGCCCCCCCTCAATCGCCTCGTCGCCGGAACGGAAGCTTGCGCCGAATTCTCCCAACTTCACCTTACCGCTCGGCTGGCGGATCGGGCTGAGCGCGCTGCTGCTCTTCCATCTGCTCGCGGTCTTTCTGCCGCCGTTTCAGTTTGCCTGCCGCGTTGGTAACGGCTCGTCGTCGCCGGTCGCCGATGGACTGGTGAGTTGGTTCCGCCCCTACATCGCGGCGATGTACCTCGACCACGGCTATTTTTTCTTCGCGCCCAATCCAGGGCCGACGCATCTTGTTGACTACAAAGTGGAATTTGCCGACGGCAGGCCGCCGGTGACGGGCCGCTTTCCGAATCTGGCCGAACACACGCCACGCTTGAAATATCACCGGCACTTCATGATCTCGGAAGCGCTGAACAACCAATACGAACCGCCGACTCCGCCGCCGGAACCTTCGCCGCCGGCGCTCAATGCCCAGCAAACGGACCGCGAACGCAAGATTCAGGTGCAGCGCAAAGAAGCCCATCAGATCGCGCTCACCGAGTGGACGCATCGCCGCAAACAATACGAAGCCATGAAGAGCTCGATCGAAGAGCACCTGCTGAAAACGTACGGCGGTTCGAAGGTGACGATCACCCGCGTCGAACATCGCTTGCTCAGCCCGTTCGATGTGAGCGACCTCGGCATGCGGCCGGGCGATGCTGAAACGTATGTCAACCTGCCGGAAACGCCGGTCACCACAGGTCCCCTGCCGCGCAATCTCGGCAATGAACCCGCTGCGGGAGCCAATCGATGAACGCCCTAGTTGCTGCGGTGCTGAACTGGTTTGTCGGCGTGTGGACGGCTTGGAACCGCTTTTGGTTTCAGCCAGCGTTGCCACACACGATGGCCGTGCTGCGGATCTTCGGCGGCGGCATGCTGCTGTACACGCAATTGATCTGGACCATCAACCAAGGGATGTTCCTTGGCCGCGATAGCTGGCTCAATGCCCAGACCGCGCTGCTGCTAAACACATCGTCCGACGGCCAGCGTTACGCCTGGAGCTATCTGTATTACGTTGATTCGCCCTGGCTGCTGTCGCTGCTCAATGTCGGCGCGCTGATCGCATTCGGCATGCTCGTCGCCGGTTGGCACACGCGAATCGTTTCGATCCTCTCGATGATCATCACCCTCGCGTACTGCCATCGTTTGACCGGTGCGCTCTACGGCCTGGATCAAATCAATGCGGTGATTGCCACCTACCTGGCTGTGGCCAACTGCGGCGGTGTGTACTCGGTCGATCACTGGCTGGCCAAACGTCGCGGCCTGGGCGAGATTTTTCCGACTGTCGATACCAACATCGCCACGCGATTGCTGCAACTGCACATGTGCGTGATTTACCTGTTCGGCGGCATCGGCAAAGCCCGCGGCGAACTCTGGTGGGACGGCAGCGCCTGCTGGTTTGCGCTGGCCTGCAAGGAATACCAAAACTTCGATCTCACCTGGCTGGTCCGCTACCCGTGGTTCCTCGCCACGTTGACGCACATCACCGTGTTTTGGGAAATGTTTTACTGCTTTTTCGTCTGGCCGAAGCTCACCCGCCCCATCTGCCTGGGCCTGGCCGCGGCCGTGCATCTCGGCATCGCACTGTTCCTCGGCATGCCGACCTTCGGCTTGATGATGCTGTTTGGCAACCTGGCGTTTGTCTATCCAGAAACCGTCGCTGCGGTCGTGGGTTTGAAATGGCTCCGCGGCGAGGTGAAAGAACCAGTTGTCGCGACGCTCGTGAATGACTCACCCGTGCGGAAAGCCAAGTCGGTGAGTGAGACGACGATCGAACCGCAAGAACGAATGCGGATCGTGGCGCGGTAGACTGTCCGCGTCCGGCTCTGCTGTTGCCGATCGGCAAGAAGAGTTCTAGCTGCTGCTCAAAAGTGGCAACGTTGCAGCTCATTGCCGGTAGCATGCGGAATATTCTCGCGGTCTAGGTCCGAAGCAGCAGCATGGATGTGAAATTTCGGCATTTCGAAATCGCGATTCTCGTCGCCAGTATTCTGTACGCGGTGAATATCTCGCCCGTTGTGTACCGCGGCATCAAGTCATGGGACCGTTACGCCACTCTGGGCTGGCCTGTTGAGGGCGATGAGTATGTTATTCGGGTAGACGATAGGACTGATGGCGAGCCCGACTACTCACACTCAAGATTTAGACTCGAAAAAACGCAAAGAGAAGCCTGGATCCTCAACGGTCAAATCGCACTCGCCATGCTGGCGGTGGCGATGTTGGCCATGCCGCGCCAGAAGGTGATCACGCTTTGCGTCATCGGCGCTGTTGTAGGGTTGATTCGCTGGCCACCGCTCATTCATCTATGGCTGCTCGGCGGAATATTCTGGCTATTGATTCCTGCTTATCGTCGGCACTTTCCGTCGCAGATCACAGCTGACGGCCAGTTTAATTTGCGCGATGGTCTTCTGCTGACCATTGCGATTGCCGCCGCTCTCGGTTGGTCGATTCGCGCATTCACGAATGCGCGTTCTGGCGTGCCATCTTTGGAATGGATCGATCGCACCACTGCCTCGGCTTGCGCGATCCTGCTGGCCTTCCGAAGTCGCCTTGCCTTTGCGGATCGACAGCGAATTGCAGGTGCCGTCCTGGCTATGGGGTGCGTCTTGTTCGTGCTGGCGAACACTTACATGCTGCCCGCGGAGTACTTCCATACTTGGTGGGGCCGTGCGCCTAGGCTGGGCCCTCGGTGGCCGACGCTATTGCACTATCTTACAGTCACTTCGCTGTTTCCCTTTGGCTTGATCTATGCCGTACAGCGGATGAATGAATTTTCCGAACATTGGCCTCCTAGTAGCCAACTTTCAGTCGCGAATCGATCAGAGTTGCAATTCTGGTCCGGCATTTTGCTGGCAACTGGCGGCTTGGTGGTCTGCGTTGCTTGTTCCTGGCTGGATCTGCCGCGGCCATTGATTGCACTATTGCAATTGCCGGTATATGTCACTTGGCTGCGCGCGGCATGGGGAACTCCTCGTGCCTAAATGCGGAATCGCTAGCGCTCTTCCGGCGTAACTTTCGCGGAGCGAAAGTCGACTATGGGTGCGGCGGCGCGGCGTCTTCGGTTGTCGCTTCTGTCTTCTTCGTTCCCGACTTGGCTCCCACTAGCCATTGGATGACGTAGAAGAAAATCGGCGTCAGGAAGATGCCGAACATCGTTACGCCGAGCATGCCGCTGAAAACGGCGACGCCGAGCGTGCGGCGCATTTCGGCGCCAGCGCCGTGACCAAGCATCAGCGGCACCACGCCGAGGATGAACGCGAACGAGGTCATCACGATCGGGCGGAGGCGAACTTTGCTTGCCTCGATCGTGGCGTCGAACAGCGACAGGCCGTCCTTTTCCATTCGCTCCTTCGCAAACTCGACGACGAGAATCGCGTTCTTACACGCGAGCCCAACGAGCACCACGAAGCCGATTTGCACGAAGATGTTCATATCCATCCGCGCGATGAAGATGCCAATGAGGGCGCACAGCACGCACATCGGCACCACAAGCAGGATGGTCCAAGGGAGCGTCCAGCTTTCGTACTGCGCCGCGAGAATCAGGTAGACGAGCACGACCGCGCCAATGAGAGCGGTAATTGGACTATTTCGCAGGTCTTGGATTTTGACGATGCGGGATGCCTGCCGTTGCAGGAAGGAGATTTCCGTCCACTCGGGCACCATCGAGTTCGGCAGTTCACGAGCACTGAGGGCTTCCATGTTTTTCAAAACGTCGCCGGTGCTGACCAGCGGCGAGTTCACACCGTTGACCACCGCGGCGGGATAAGTGTTGAAGCGGTTGATTAGCACCGGGCCCGTCGTGTCTTGAATGGTGGCCACGGAACCGATCGGCACGGCGTGCCCTTCGCGATTGAGGACCTTCAGCCGGCGGACGGTATCGGCGTCGACGCGGAACTCGGCCGAGGCTTGCACGTTTACCTGCCAGGTGCGGCCGAAGTTGTTGATATCGTTGACGTAGACGCTGCCCATGTAGATCTGCAGTGCGTCGAAGACTTGCTTCAACTCGACACCCATCGATTTGCATTTCACGCGATCGACGTCAATGTAGAGCTGCGGAGTGTTCGCGCGGAAGCTGTTGAAGACGACAAGCATGCCGGGCATTTTCCTCGCCTCATCAGCAAGTTTGTCAGCTTGCGCTTGTAACGCTTCGAGACCGATGTTGCCGCGATCTTCAACCATCAGTTTGAAACCGCTCGCATTGCCAAGGCCATCGACCGGCGGCGCGCCGAAAATCGAAATCCGCGCATCGGCGATCGTGCTCAAGCGTTTTCGCAACTCCGCAGCTACGGCATCGGCCCCTTCGGCATGGCCGTTACGATCGTGGAACGGCTTGAGGATGATAAATCCGCCGCCGTAGTTAGAGCTGATTGCATTCAAAATGAACGACTGGCCGCTGACGTCGAGAATGTGGCCCACCCCGGGCGTTTCGAGGACGATCTTCTCCACCTGCTTCATCACATCGTCGGTCCGTTCCAGCGCCGCCGCGTCGGCGAGCTGCACGTCGAGCAGCAGATAGCCCTTGTCTTGATTCGGAATGAACCCGGTCGGAATCTTCGTGAAGCCGATGCCGGTGAGCACCAGCAGGCCGCCGTAGACGAAGAGCACGATCACGGCGGTTCGAACCATCCCCTTCACCAGCACGCCGTAGCCGTTCGTGATCCAGTCGAAAACCTTATTAAAGCCGCCGAAGGCAACTTTGAGGCTCTTGTTTACCGGCTGGGCGAGCGCGAAACCGATGATCAAACCGGGGACGAGCAGCATCGCCCGCAACGACCAGAGTCGCAGCGAGCTAGTGGTTTCGCCAGCCTCGCCGTGGCCATGATCGCCGCCACCCATGCCGAAGAGACCACCGAAAAAAGTCTCGCCGATCCAAAGTGTGAGCAAACCGGCGAGGAACATAATGCCCCACCAAGGCAAGGCTTCGCGATGGTCGTGATGTTCGCCG is drawn from Anatilimnocola floriformis and contains these coding sequences:
- a CDS encoding efflux RND transporter permease subunit, whose product is MLARFFIDRPIFAWVLSIVIVFAGIICNYILPIAQYPDIAPPTVQVTCVYPGASAVDVQNSVAAPIEQQVVGVERALYMASQSASDGSYTLTVTFELGTDLNMAQVLVQNRVAQALPQLPDIVQQTGVTTKKKSPNILLAVALFAEGKSPTEPPPFNQLYISNYATIQVRDELARLEGVGDVTILGQQDYSIRVWLNPDQLASRELTGGDVVKALQEQNVQVAAGQVGQPPVPAGLDFQLTMTTLGRLTEPEQFAEIVIKTGDGGKITRLKDIGRVELGAKNMNTTCRLDSLPAASLAVWQLPGSNALDTADRVRARMKELQPRFPEGLKFRIDYDTTPFIRESVAEVFKTLRDAVILVAIVVLLFLQDWKALVLPLIDVGVSLVGTLAVLALMGFSLNNLTLFGLVLAIGIVVDDAIVVLENIERWIGMGYKVREATIRAMDEITGPIIAITLVLSSVFLPSAFLGGITGQFFRQFALTIAASMVISAINAMTMTPARATSVFRDPVPGEHHDHREALPWWGIMFLAGLLTLWIGETFFGGLFGMGGGDHGHGEAGETTSSLRLWSLRAMLLVPGLIIGFALAQPVNKSLKVAFGGFNKVFDWITNGYGVLVKGMVRTAVIVLFVYGGLLVLTGIGFTKIPTGFIPNQDKGYLLLDVQLADAAALERTDDVMKQVEKIVLETPGVGHILDVSGQSFILNAISSNYGGGFIILKPFHDRNGHAEGADAVAAELRKRLSTIADARISIFGAPPVDGLGNASGFKLMVEDRGNIGLEALQAQADKLADEARKMPGMLVVFNSFRANTPQLYIDVDRVKCKSMGVELKQVFDALQIYMGSVYVNDINNFGRTWQVNVQASAEFRVDADTVRRLKVLNREGHAVPIGSVATIQDTTGPVLINRFNTYPAAVVNGVNSPLVSTGDVLKNMEALSARELPNSMVPEWTEISFLQRQASRIVKIQDLRNSPITALIGAVVLVYLILAAQYESWTLPWTILLVVPMCVLCALIGIFIARMDMNIFVQIGFVVLVGLACKNAILVVEFAKERMEKDGLSLFDATIEASKVRLRPIVMTSFAFILGVVPLMLGHGAGAEMRRTLGVAVFSGMLGVTMFGIFLTPIFFYVIQWLVGAKSGTKKTEATTEDAAPPHP
- a CDS encoding HTTM domain-containing protein, which produces MNALVAAVLNWFVGVWTAWNRFWFQPALPHTMAVLRIFGGGMLLYTQLIWTINQGMFLGRDSWLNAQTALLLNTSSDGQRYAWSYLYYVDSPWLLSLLNVGALIAFGMLVAGWHTRIVSILSMIITLAYCHRLTGALYGLDQINAVIATYLAVANCGGVYSVDHWLAKRRGLGEIFPTVDTNIATRLLQLHMCVIYLFGGIGKARGELWWDGSACWFALACKEYQNFDLTWLVRYPWFLATLTHITVFWEMFYCFFVWPKLTRPICLGLAAAVHLGIALFLGMPTFGLMMLFGNLAFVYPETVAAVVGLKWLRGEVKEPVVATLVNDSPVRKAKSVSETTIEPQERMRIVAR
- a CDS encoding UdgX family uracil-DNA binding protein (This protein belongs to the uracil DNA glycosylase superfamily, members of which act in excision repair of DNA. However, it belongs more specifically to UdgX branch, whose founding member was found to bind uracil in DNA (where it does not belong), without cleaving it, appears to promote DNA repair by a pathway involving RecA, rather than base excision.) — its product is MRFVQAERFDDWRETARELLCAEVPPAEVHWSAESDSLLFADELAPAAPKTIHVPPQFVALAKDVAFHRDSRRWEILYRLLWRLTHGERQLLEISTDDDVHAATQMQKAVKRDEHKMHAFVRFRRVLEGENESYVAWHRPDHLIVRLAAPFFARRFSAMQWSILTPDESVHWDGHELRYSPGVPATMAPQQDALDELWRTYYAHIFNPARVNVAQMKKEMPVRHWATLPEAQLIPELIAQAESRVRTMIDTREGFATSAQQFIPAQYDLSSLAAAAHNCTACDLHCHATQTVFGRGPATARIVLVGEQPGNQEDQQGQPFVGPAGQLLEETLTQAGLQRSELYLTNVVKHFKFILRGKRRLHQKPGSREIAACQPWLAAELKVLQPELLVCLGSTAAQAIFGRGFRLTSDRGKLITTQFAPRTLATWHPAAILRMTNEIRQQEMREQLVRDLTISAAMLA